The Ornithinimicrobium faecis region TCTCGCGGGCGATCTTCTCGGCCTCCTTGCGGCCGCGGCCCTTCACCCGCTGCTGAGCGATGGTCAGGTTGCGCAGGGCGGACATGTGGGGGAAGAGGTTGAACTGCTGGAAGACCATGCCGATCCGGGAGCGCACCTTGTCTAGCTCGGTGTCGGGGTCGGTGATGTCGATCCCCTCGACCAGGATCTGACCGGAGGTCGGCTCCTCCAGCCGGTTGACACAGCGCAGCAGCGTCGACTTGCCAGAGCCGGAGGGACCGATGACGCACACCACCTCGCCACTGTTGACGTGGAAGTTGATGCCAGTGAGGACCTCGTTGTCACCGAAGCTCTTGTGCAGGTCGCGCACCTCGATGGCTGGGGCACTCGTGTCGATGCCCTGGTGGGGGTTGAGCTGTTCCATCACCGGCTCCTCTTCTGCTTGCGCTCCATCCAGGCCACCAGCTGGGTCAGCGGTAGGGTGATGGCTAGATAGAGCAGGGCGGCAAACATCAGGCTCGTGGCGGTGCCCGCCGAGGGTCCGCTGGCCATGAAGTCGCGGGCCAGGGTGGTCAGCTCCTTCTGATTTGCCGCCAGTCCGACGACGAAGAGCAGTGAGGTGTCCTTGAGCAGGATGACCAGCTCGTTGGTCAGGGGCGGGATCACGATGCGCAGCGCCTGCGGCATCACGATTGAGGCCATCGTCCACGGCGCATTCATGCCGAGGGAGCGCGCCGCCTCGTTCTGTCCCTTGGGCACTGCCTCGATGCCTGCGCGCAGGGTCTCCGCCATGTAGGCGCCGGCCACCAGCATCAGGGCCAGCAGGCCAGCGCCAACGGTGCCACCCGGCGGACGCCAACCGAAGGCGATCGGCACGCCGAGGGCCATGAAGAGGATGACGACCAGCGCGGGGAGCCCGCGGAAGAACTCGATGTAGGCCGTGGCCAGCCACCTGAACGGCGCGATCGGAGCCAGCTTCATCAGCACCAACACCAAAGCCAGCACGAAGCCTCCGACGAAGGCCACGATGGTGTAAAGGATCGTGTTCTTCACCCCGACGAAGACCATGTCCTGCCAGTTGCCGGTGAAGCCCTCGGTGAGGAAGAAGTTGCTCTTGATGGCCGGCCAGTCGGCGACGAGGACGAAAGCGACCACGATCACCACAAAGATCGCATACAGCGAGAGCGTCGTCAGTCGGGTGCGCGCGCTCCGAGTCATGGGTTAACCCTCGTCCTCGTCGTCACTTGATCAGCGGCTCGTGGACTCGGCGTCGTCGGAGGCAGCGTCCTCCGAGAAGTACTGGTCATAGAGCGTGTCGTACTCCCCACTGTCGCGGAGCTCGGTGAGCTGGGCGTTGACTGCCTCGACCAGTGCGTCATTGTCCTTCTTGATCGCCAGACCGTAGGTCTCGTCGGTGTCGTACTCCTCCACGATGGTGAAGTCGCCCTTCTTGGCGTTGTCGACATTGACCGGCAGGTCCTGCAGCGCCGCGTCCACCTGACCGGCGAGGAGCGCCTGATAGATCTCGGCGTTGCTCGGGAAGGCGACCAGCTCGGCACCGGTGGCATTCTCCTTGGCGTAGGCCTCACCCGTGGTGCCCTGCTGCACGGCCACGCGCTTGCCCTCCAGGTCAGCGATGGCTGCGATGTCGGAGTCGGACGGGACCAGCAGGGACTGCAGGGAGTCGTAGTAGCCGTCGCTGAAGGCGAGGTTTTTGGCGCGGTCCTCGGTGATCGTCATCGCAGATGCGACCAGGTCACACTCGCCGGCGTTGAGCGACAGGCCGGATTGGAGGCCGTCGAAGGCAGAGTCCTTGACGGCCAGCTCGACGCCGAGGCCGTCAGCGACGTAGGAGACGATGTCGATGTCGAAGCCGCTGAAGCCGGACTCAGCGGACTCGTCAAAGTCCTCGAAGGGCGGGTAGGGGACGTCGGAGCAGACGGTCAGCGTGCCCTCACTCACGAGATTGAGGGCCGCGGTGTCGACCTCGGCGGAGTCGCCGTCATCGGTCGAGCCGCCGTCGTCGCCGGAGTCGTCGGCACCAGCGTCAGCGTTGTCGCCGGCGCCATCACCTCCAGACGTGTCCTCCTCGGAGCCACAGG contains the following coding sequences:
- a CDS encoding amino acid ABC transporter ATP-binding protein, with the translated sequence MEQLNPHQGIDTSAPAIEVRDLHKSFGDNEVLTGINFHVNSGEVVCVIGPSGSGKSTLLRCVNRLEEPTSGQILVEGIDITDPDTELDKVRSRIGMVFQQFNLFPHMSALRNLTIAQQRVKGRGRKEAEKIARENLAKVGLADKEAAFPAHLSGGQQQRVAIARALSMNPDMMLFDEPTSALDPELVGDVLDVMRRLADEGMTMMVVTHEMGFAREVGDKLVFMDGGVIVEEGDPTEVLTNPQHRRTQSFLSKVL
- a CDS encoding amino acid ABC transporter permease; protein product: MTRSARTRLTTLSLYAIFVVIVVAFVLVADWPAIKSNFFLTEGFTGNWQDMVFVGVKNTILYTIVAFVGGFVLALVLVLMKLAPIAPFRWLATAYIEFFRGLPALVVILFMALGVPIAFGWRPPGGTVGAGLLALMLVAGAYMAETLRAGIEAVPKGQNEAARSLGMNAPWTMASIVMPQALRIVIPPLTNELVILLKDTSLLFVVGLAANQKELTTLARDFMASGPSAGTATSLMFAALLYLAITLPLTQLVAWMERKQKRSR
- a CDS encoding transporter substrate-binding domain-containing protein — encoded protein: MKIQPLFAATAAACLVLSLSACGSEEDTSGGDGAGDNADAGADDSGDDGGSTDDGDSAEVDTAALNLVSEGTLTVCSDVPYPPFEDFDESAESGFSGFDIDIVSYVADGLGVELAVKDSAFDGLQSGLSLNAGECDLVASAMTITEDRAKNLAFSDGYYDSLQSLLVPSDSDIAAIADLEGKRVAVQQGTTGEAYAKENATGAELVAFPSNAEIYQALLAGQVDAALQDLPVNVDNAKKGDFTIVEEYDTDETYGLAIKKDNDALVEAVNAQLTELRDSGEYDTLYDQYFSEDAASDDAESTSR